From Denitrovibrio acetiphilus DSM 12809, the proteins below share one genomic window:
- a CDS encoding ammonium transporter: MIRKILTTLILTGLAATAFAAEEPVTLETLSNDIASVQANADWLWTLIAAFMVFFMQLGFAMVESGFTRAKNAVNIIMKNLMDFSIGALAFWAVGFALMFGATTTGFFGTEGFFISSWDPSDNWTLCFWIFQTVFCATAATIVSGAMAERANFKAYILFSAIMTALIYPIFGSWAWGSLFHGEGWLEKIGFIDFAGSTVVHSVGGWAALAGAIVLGPRIGKFTKDGKIRAIPGHNIPIATIGVFVLWFGWYGFNVGSETAADTALPLIAVNTTLAPAAAIMSAMWLTYFFYKKFDAGMALNGALAGLVGITAGCANVTPAYAVLIGIIAGVVVVFSVQFFEKIKIDDPVGAISVHGVCGAWGTLAAGLFNYNFETGAVEPVILSQVIGIAAAFAWAFPVSFIVFKIVNSIIKVRVSEQEELEGLDFHEHGIDAYPEYSRSYIK, translated from the coding sequence ATGATAAGAAAGATACTTACAACACTTATTCTGACAGGGCTTGCAGCCACAGCTTTTGCTGCGGAAGAGCCTGTTACACTCGAGACACTCAGCAATGATATTGCATCCGTGCAGGCCAATGCTGACTGGCTCTGGACGCTGATAGCAGCTTTTATGGTTTTCTTTATGCAGCTCGGTTTTGCTATGGTGGAATCAGGTTTTACCAGAGCAAAGAATGCTGTAAACATCATAATGAAAAACCTTATGGATTTTTCCATAGGCGCACTTGCTTTCTGGGCAGTTGGTTTCGCCCTGATGTTTGGTGCTACCACAACTGGTTTCTTTGGGACTGAGGGTTTCTTTATATCCAGCTGGGATCCAAGTGACAACTGGACACTCTGCTTCTGGATATTCCAGACCGTCTTCTGTGCAACAGCCGCTACAATCGTTTCAGGGGCTATGGCAGAAAGGGCTAACTTTAAAGCTTACATACTTTTCTCTGCTATTATGACAGCACTTATATACCCTATATTCGGCAGCTGGGCATGGGGCTCACTCTTCCATGGTGAAGGCTGGCTGGAGAAAATAGGTTTTATAGATTTTGCAGGTTCCACTGTCGTTCACTCTGTTGGCGGCTGGGCAGCTCTCGCGGGCGCTATCGTTCTCGGACCCAGAATCGGCAAATTCACAAAAGACGGGAAAATCAGAGCTATCCCCGGACACAATATACCAATAGCAACAATCGGTGTTTTTGTCCTCTGGTTTGGTTGGTACGGATTTAACGTCGGTTCTGAAACTGCTGCCGACACTGCTCTGCCTCTCATCGCAGTAAACACTACTCTTGCCCCTGCTGCTGCTATCATGTCCGCAATGTGGCTGACATATTTCTTTTACAAAAAGTTTGATGCAGGTATGGCACTCAATGGTGCTCTTGCAGGGCTTGTCGGTATCACAGCCGGCTGTGCAAATGTTACTCCTGCATACGCAGTCCTCATAGGTATTATTGCCGGTGTTGTTGTTGTTTTCTCTGTTCAGTTTTTTGAAAAAATCAAAATTGATGACCCGGTCGGTGCTATCTCTGTCCACGGTGTATGTGGTGCATGGGGTACACTTGCGGCAGGTCTTTTCAACTACAACTTCGAAACAGGAGCTGTTGAACCTGTTATTCTGTCTCAGGTAATAGGTATAGCTGCTGCTTTCGCATGGGCTTTCCCTGTGTCATTCATCGTATTTAAAATAGTGAACTCCATTATCAAAGTACGTGTTTCCGAGCAGGAAGAGCTTGAAGGTCTCGACTTCCATGAGCACGGAATCGATGCTTACCCTGAATATTCAAGATCTTATATAAAATAA
- a CDS encoding major capsid protein codes for MIQLDLSRYFTTDSLLRALTTMPELRSPVMDNIYTQERRRNHPLPTVSISDLQQAVKNIAITRRGSEPLPVYEDSINITHIEPQPFRPSERLNGVDVNNLKLLDDIGIELLVNNKIDRLRRIVRASTEAMAAQSLSGSIAYPMAMDGGYGTYSVDFGTTLSHNIETPWDDAGITLDNVLSDLISMEANIQSETHYGSDIRFWAGQKTFMALAKIVQSVNNTSITGMIDAKTINIAGFKVELQNSSYTDLVSGTQTKVVDSSKVMAFAADAPFEMIYSVIDDLDSNLTAMPFFVKHVKDPRSSTIEIIAESKPLPVPFTRGICWSTAI; via the coding sequence ATGATACAGCTTGATCTCAGCAGATACTTCACAACAGATTCTCTCTTAAGGGCTCTCACCACTATGCCGGAGCTCAGGTCACCTGTTATGGATAATATCTATACTCAGGAGAGGCGCAGAAACCACCCTCTGCCTACAGTTTCAATCAGCGACCTTCAGCAGGCGGTCAAAAACATCGCAATCACCAGAAGAGGGAGCGAACCTCTGCCGGTTTATGAGGATTCAATAAATATCACCCATATCGAACCTCAGCCTTTCAGACCATCCGAAAGACTCAACGGTGTGGATGTGAACAATCTCAAGCTGCTTGACGACATTGGTATCGAGCTGCTTGTAAATAACAAGATAGACAGGCTCCGCAGGATCGTCAGAGCTTCCACAGAGGCGATGGCGGCACAATCTCTCTCCGGTTCTATAGCATATCCTATGGCTATGGACGGAGGATACGGAACATACAGCGTGGACTTCGGCACAACCCTTTCCCACAACATAGAAACCCCATGGGACGACGCAGGCATCACTCTGGACAATGTCCTTTCTGACCTGATATCCATGGAGGCAAATATACAATCCGAAACACACTACGGCTCAGACATCCGCTTCTGGGCTGGTCAGAAGACTTTCATGGCTCTCGCTAAGATCGTGCAGAGCGTCAACAACACCTCTATCACAGGTATGATAGACGCCAAAACCATCAACATTGCAGGATTTAAGGTGGAACTACAGAACAGTTCATACACCGACCTCGTATCCGGCACACAGACAAAGGTTGTGGACAGCTCTAAAGTTATGGCATTTGCGGCGGACGCCCCTTTTGAGATGATATATTCCGTCATAGACGACCTGGACAGCAACCTGACAGCAATGCCTTTCTTTGTGAAGCATGTGAAAGACCCCAGATCGTCCACTATAGAAATCATCGCAGAGAGCAAACCCCTCCCCGTCCCATTTACCAGAGGGATATGCTGGTCAACCGCAATATAG
- a CDS encoding P-loop NTPase: MAEILAVASGKGGVGKSFFSSSISMSLKYAGNDTLLVDADLGGANLHDFVGLKVPGLGLYEFLKDKVDIQKVITNSPAGIDFIGGSSDVLGMAHITNFEKLKVLNKLKKLDYKYVLLDLGAGTSFNTVDFFNFADKKIVIMNSEPTAIENSYGFLKVALYRKIELYLRKNPTAADICKRLHTRSMQYPNITSIFKDLSAADPVAAEEVRHIVDEFRVGIILNLIRTRKELNVFYGFESITKKYLGINIEKLGFIPYDISVSESIKLLKPYYLNNMKSDVSKCIDDIRSHIITKL; the protein is encoded by the coding sequence ATGGCAGAAATTCTCGCAGTAGCCAGCGGCAAAGGCGGAGTTGGAAAAAGCTTTTTCTCATCCAGCATTTCTATGTCGTTAAAATATGCTGGAAACGACACACTTCTTGTTGATGCTGATCTCGGCGGTGCAAACCTTCATGACTTTGTTGGGCTTAAAGTTCCCGGTCTGGGGCTTTATGAATTTCTCAAAGACAAAGTTGACATACAAAAAGTTATAACGAATTCCCCTGCCGGAATTGACTTTATAGGCGGCTCCAGTGATGTTCTGGGCATGGCTCATATCACTAATTTTGAAAAACTTAAAGTGTTGAATAAATTAAAGAAGCTTGATTATAAATATGTCCTGCTTGACCTTGGAGCGGGGACAAGTTTTAACACTGTGGATTTCTTCAACTTTGCCGATAAAAAAATCGTAATAATGAATTCCGAACCCACAGCAATAGAGAATTCCTACGGTTTCCTGAAAGTTGCACTCTATAGAAAAATTGAGCTGTATCTCAGAAAAAATCCTACAGCAGCAGATATCTGCAAAAGACTGCATACCAGAAGCATGCAGTACCCTAATATTACAAGCATATTCAAAGACCTATCAGCCGCAGATCCTGTCGCAGCTGAAGAAGTACGTCATATAGTAGACGAGTTCAGGGTCGGCATAATTTTAAATCTGATCAGAACACGTAAAGAACTTAATGTTTTTTACGGTTTTGAAAGTATTACTAAAAAATATCTTGGTATAAATATTGAAAAATTAGGTTTTATACCATATGATATAAGCGTGAGCGAAAGCATAAAGCTTTTGAAGCCGTATTACTTAAACAATATGAAAAGTGATGTGTCGAAATGCATTGACGACATCCGAAGCCATATTATAACAAAGCTTTAA
- a CDS encoding helix-turn-helix domain-containing protein: MNIGIKIKELRAELGISQNELGQLLNVKQQVISYYEKGDDIDASKLATISSEYNIDIRYFFSDKPLSYFRETFLEPNSASGVIIPFGWDDLLGEISCLNHKQLKILEALVRTLIKEFTN; encoded by the coding sequence ATGAATATAGGAATAAAGATTAAAGAGCTCAGAGCAGAACTAGGCATAAGCCAAAACGAGCTCGGTCAACTGCTCAATGTTAAACAGCAGGTTATAAGCTATTATGAAAAAGGGGATGACATCGACGCATCTAAACTTGCTACTATTTCATCAGAATACAATATAGACATACGATATTTTTTTTCTGACAAACCTTTGAGCTATTTCAGAGAAACATTCCTGGAGCCTAATTCTGCCAGTGGTGTTATTATCCCTTTTGGCTGGGACGACCTGCTCGGAGAGATATCCTGTCTGAACCATAAGCAACTAAAAATACTTGAAGCTCTCGTTCGCACACTCATAAAAGAATTTACAAACTAA
- a CDS encoding P-II family nitrogen regulator → MKLIKAIVKPHMLDEVKDALNTLGVTGMTVFEVKGYGRQKGHHELYRGAEYQIDFVPKVMLETVVSDEIAGECVKVISEAAKTGKIGDGKVFVLDVADALRIRTGETGNDSI, encoded by the coding sequence ATGAAATTAATCAAAGCTATTGTCAAGCCGCACATGCTTGACGAAGTAAAAGATGCTCTCAATACGCTTGGCGTTACAGGCATGACAGTATTTGAAGTCAAAGGATACGGACGTCAGAAAGGACACCATGAACTTTACCGCGGGGCTGAATATCAGATCGATTTCGTACCAAAGGTAATGCTGGAAACAGTGGTCTCCGACGAGATTGCCGGAGAGTGCGTAAAAGTTATATCAGAAGCAGCTAAAACAGGAAAGATTGGCGACGGTAAAGTTTTTGTTCTCGATGTTGCTGATGCTCTCAGAATACGTACCGGTGAAACCGGCAACGATTCTATTTAA
- a CDS encoding IS4 family transposase, with amino-acid sequence MLENKSWQSEIQAALWKEFEIFRVMKALQLRTIAYRCGISKNQGVEPFSILVALVFLTFLGKSVHHFVSHCRNSLFDLGGKDVFYRLSTRTSINWRRFMMDISLNVIRYFKSFSSWQQRVLVIDDTVIQKAGKKIEEVSWVFDHSKGKSVKGFSAVVLGWSDRASFVPVDFALQRSSRKVFKQSTEIEMDKRMLAWHRRQEAVKDKPTLVKEMLKRAKQKGLDAGAVLFDSWYCMPRLVSSIYNEIGYDVIAMLKTTPTLTVAVNGKVYSTKRLWECVVPDLIKATVTIGKDRVSVSSINAFFGSTLVKLVFCQPSEKSKSKKPIILLSTDTSLTSAKIIETYGQRWAVEVLFKDAKSKLFFGKNQSRTFEATICFLTLSLVRFIILSYMERINGDFRHKGSLYEGLRYEVEELNILAFMEKFINRLLSIIDGAKETFTVFMNKLAGIQEMVRLSIQNLMFQRCET; translated from the coding sequence ATGCTTGAGAATAAATCATGGCAGTCTGAAATACAAGCGGCATTGTGGAAAGAATTTGAGATATTCCGAGTAATGAAGGCTTTGCAACTGCGTACAATTGCCTATAGGTGCGGTATTTCAAAGAATCAGGGCGTCGAGCCGTTTTCGATTCTTGTGGCTTTAGTTTTTCTGACTTTTCTCGGTAAGAGCGTTCACCATTTTGTTTCCCATTGCCGGAACAGTCTATTTGATTTAGGCGGTAAAGATGTTTTTTATCGTTTAAGTACACGTACAAGTATCAATTGGCGGCGTTTTATGATGGATATATCGCTTAATGTGATCAGATATTTCAAATCATTCAGCAGCTGGCAGCAGCGTGTTCTTGTAATTGATGACACAGTAATTCAGAAAGCCGGCAAAAAGATAGAAGAAGTATCATGGGTGTTTGACCATAGCAAAGGTAAAAGCGTGAAAGGCTTCAGTGCTGTTGTGCTTGGCTGGAGTGATCGTGCGTCATTTGTCCCTGTAGATTTTGCTTTGCAGCGAAGCAGCAGAAAAGTATTCAAACAATCGACAGAAATTGAAATGGATAAGCGGATGCTGGCGTGGCATCGTCGACAGGAAGCAGTAAAAGACAAACCAACACTGGTAAAGGAAATGCTTAAACGGGCGAAACAGAAGGGTCTGGATGCTGGGGCTGTTCTGTTTGACAGCTGGTACTGTATGCCGAGGCTGGTGTCGTCAATTTATAATGAGATAGGCTATGACGTGATTGCCATGCTTAAAACTACACCGACATTGACTGTTGCTGTAAATGGCAAGGTATACTCAACCAAACGCTTATGGGAATGTGTTGTTCCAGATTTGATTAAGGCAACAGTAACAATTGGCAAAGATCGGGTGTCTGTATCTTCCATCAATGCTTTTTTCGGTTCAACTCTGGTTAAGCTGGTCTTCTGTCAGCCATCTGAGAAAAGTAAATCAAAGAAGCCTATTATTCTACTGTCTACGGATACATCTTTGACATCGGCAAAAATAATTGAAACCTATGGTCAGCGTTGGGCAGTAGAAGTGTTGTTTAAAGATGCCAAGAGCAAGCTTTTCTTTGGGAAAAATCAATCCAGAACCTTTGAGGCTACTATTTGCTTCCTAACACTATCGCTCGTTAGGTTTATCATCCTGAGCTATATGGAACGGATAAATGGTGATTTCCGTCACAAAGGCAGTCTGTATGAGGGTCTGCGTTATGAGGTCGAAGAACTGAATATTCTGGCGTTTATGGAAAAATTCATAAACCGATTATTATCAATAATTGATGGAGCAAAGGAAACATTTACAGTTTTTATGAATAAATTGGCTGGAATACAGGAAATGGTAAGGCTTTCAATACAGAATCTGATGTTTCAAAGGTGCGAAACTTGA
- a CDS encoding helix-turn-helix domain-containing protein, with protein sequence MLGNKIRKLIKRKGIKQVDVCRAVGLSPSRLSNYLSGSREPDLETLSRIARFLEVKLDYFAYGDNIKNTKETGENIKKMREKRGFTKNDLAAVAKMDVQALTRIELGYGEFERDLIENLASCLTCSVADLIGAEEGYSFEQGAQQSVAAENEAVVYEPSVPGIEISLADVEDGRCEMEKGAFWAYVNDGRFAPKVNETDILYIEKVSLDLIDDRDVVLYFDTDSLKFMRAFLSGGNIIMAPEVGAGAPVTYQKDDELAAGCRVYKLHWHAVKL encoded by the coding sequence ATGTTGGGAAACAAGATTAGGAAACTGATTAAACGTAAGGGGATTAAACAGGTTGACGTATGTCGGGCTGTGGGGCTTTCTCCTTCAAGGCTTTCAAATTACCTTAGCGGTAGCAGAGAGCCGGATCTCGAGACTCTTTCCAGGATTGCCAGATTTCTGGAAGTCAAACTTGACTATTTCGCTTATGGCGACAATATCAAAAACACAAAAGAGACCGGCGAAAACATTAAAAAAATGAGAGAGAAAAGGGGTTTCACCAAAAACGATCTGGCTGCTGTTGCTAAAATGGATGTTCAGGCTTTGACAAGAATCGAGCTTGGATACGGTGAATTTGAGAGAGATTTAATCGAGAATCTCGCTTCATGTCTTACGTGTAGTGTAGCGGATCTCATCGGTGCAGAAGAAGGCTATTCTTTTGAGCAGGGAGCACAGCAAAGTGTTGCCGCTGAAAATGAGGCAGTTGTTTACGAACCTTCTGTTCCAGGTATTGAGATATCCCTAGCTGATGTTGAAGACGGCAGATGTGAGATGGAAAAGGGTGCATTCTGGGCGTACGTTAATGACGGACGTTTTGCACCGAAAGTCAATGAAACTGATATCTTATATATCGAAAAGGTGTCCCTAGACCTTATTGATGACAGAGATGTTGTTCTCTATTTTGATACTGATTCATTGAAGTTTATGAGAGCGTTCCTTTCCGGTGGGAACATTATAATGGCTCCTGAAGTCGGTGCTGGTGCACCCGTCACTTATCAAAAAGATGACGAACTCGCGGCAGGATGCAGGGTTTATAAACTCCACTGGCACGCTGTCAAACTGTAA
- a CDS encoding DUF2062 domain-containing protein: MIERIRVKIKKILLLDCTPNRIAAAAAMGIFVGFSPYIGFHTMLAIGMSFIFNLPLYPLIVGAYITNPLTFIPIYTICYKFGEYVTGTTAEIPLDFADMSLNTILTTAKNFAIPFFVGAHLLGLIIGAITYILTYYLVKKYKDSV, encoded by the coding sequence ATGATTGAGCGAATCAGGGTAAAAATCAAAAAGATACTATTGCTGGACTGCACGCCAAACCGTATTGCTGCTGCGGCTGCTATGGGTATATTTGTCGGTTTTTCACCCTACATAGGGTTTCATACAATGCTGGCTATAGGGATGTCTTTCATATTCAACCTGCCTCTTTACCCTCTTATTGTCGGCGCATACATAACAAACCCGCTCACTTTCATCCCCATTTATACTATCTGCTACAAATTCGGAGAATACGTCACAGGCACAACTGCGGAAATACCTTTGGACTTCGCTGATATGTCTCTCAACACTATCCTCACCACAGCAAAAAACTTTGCTATCCCCTTTTTTGTCGGAGCACATTTGCTGGGCTTGATTATTGGTGCAATTACATATATCCTTACATATTACTTAGTTAAAAAGTACAAGGACAGCGTTTAA
- a CDS encoding S8 family peptidase: MDTSGVNAPYILRFSKSMHKPNPRIPRGGQPRQAEGPSINLQETVSRIQNGYKGYKSLSYNAALPVFSKMTLKQGSLSKSLRYHFIKNTNITLSGSISPSKLIFSIENEKELERLSSLILYSRSKNFRASLTHIKEIGVVLPKEKEAVSNLNPNCTKYIIRLFDYRNSTDDFLNFLKYDMNIESELISTETFRYAKARLKDLSKIQQLFSHSLIQSIEPETDIYLYEQYIRHYELPLSCVEKRDHNISYPKAGLVDSGVSDDSLLREWELASESYVEKGNLNSAHGTFVCGRLLAQEGRFGGITFLNVEMIPSNGRLGLEEFERHMVHMLEKYHRSVKIYNISMGTNISTNNTFSLAAHLLDHLQKKYDVLFVISSGNKNPSSPPQRIASPAESVHSLSVGSVCHTDTNIQKKYEPSLFTRHGPGPCMFIKPDVSSFGGAHEEVFGRLKSVGVFSIGVKNELAEDMGTSHAAPLVTSLAAKTYHTYEHAFKSPDMTKALIIHHTFLSNPGKDATPYTGFGTVPQQLSTGTTATYMHQGVVRQDNIVELPSIPVPTDMFDNGRCTGEVLLTLVYKTETNINFAEMYCMYKLEASLGYYKNGKWSSLVTAKNTVGLPEDKDSRERFSWQPVKVMKRDMSGSNIPETLSLRIIPSKRDFYKGNGDISYSFVISFIHPNKNLYQCLRKKFNDYADILEPASDMWKTCGQNCY; the protein is encoded by the coding sequence ATGGACACTAGCGGCGTAAACGCCCCATATATCCTGCGATTTTCAAAATCTATGCATAAACCAAATCCAAGAATCCCCAGAGGGGGGCAGCCGAGACAGGCTGAGGGTCCATCCATAAATCTTCAGGAGACTGTCAGCAGGATACAGAATGGATACAAAGGATATAAATCGTTAAGCTATAATGCCGCCCTCCCCGTTTTCAGTAAGATGACGCTTAAGCAGGGTTCGCTATCTAAGTCACTGCGTTATCATTTTATAAAAAACACTAATATCACTCTTTCGGGAAGCATTTCACCCTCGAAGCTCATATTCAGTATCGAAAATGAAAAAGAGCTGGAACGCCTGAGCAGTCTCATCCTTTACAGCAGAAGCAAAAACTTCAGAGCTTCCCTCACACATATAAAAGAGATCGGAGTTGTTCTGCCGAAAGAGAAAGAAGCTGTATCAAATTTAAATCCGAATTGTACAAAATACATAATCAGGCTTTTCGACTATAGAAACAGTACAGACGATTTTTTAAATTTTCTCAAATATGACATGAACATAGAGAGTGAACTCATCTCAACAGAAACATTTCGCTATGCCAAGGCCCGACTGAAAGACCTTTCGAAAATTCAACAGCTTTTCAGTCACAGCCTTATCCAGTCCATAGAACCGGAAACAGACATATATCTGTATGAGCAATACATAAGGCATTATGAACTGCCTCTAAGCTGTGTTGAAAAGCGAGACCATAACATCAGCTACCCTAAAGCAGGACTTGTGGATTCCGGGGTCTCAGATGATTCGCTTCTTCGTGAATGGGAGCTTGCTTCGGAGAGTTATGTCGAAAAAGGCAACCTCAACTCAGCACACGGAACTTTTGTATGCGGAAGACTGCTGGCGCAGGAAGGCAGGTTCGGAGGTATTACCTTTCTTAACGTGGAGATGATTCCAAGTAACGGCAGACTGGGACTTGAAGAATTTGAACGCCATATGGTGCATATGCTGGAAAAATATCACAGGTCAGTCAAAATATATAATATCTCAATGGGAACAAACATTTCAACAAATAATACATTCAGTCTTGCTGCACATCTGCTCGACCACCTCCAGAAAAAATACGACGTCTTGTTCGTTATATCATCAGGAAATAAAAACCCCAGCTCGCCGCCTCAGCGGATAGCATCTCCGGCAGAATCCGTTCACTCTCTATCTGTCGGGTCAGTATGCCATACAGACACAAACATCCAGAAGAAATATGAACCATCTCTATTTACAAGGCATGGTCCCGGTCCCTGCATGTTTATAAAACCTGATGTATCGAGCTTCGGGGGCGCCCATGAAGAAGTATTCGGGAGGCTGAAATCAGTGGGAGTATTTTCAATAGGGGTAAAGAACGAACTGGCAGAAGACATGGGTACATCCCACGCTGCGCCTCTGGTCACCTCCCTTGCCGCAAAAACATATCACACTTATGAACACGCTTTTAAAAGTCCCGATATGACCAAAGCACTTATTATTCACCATACTTTTCTGTCAAATCCAGGCAAAGACGCAACCCCGTATACAGGTTTTGGGACAGTTCCGCAGCAACTCTCCACCGGAACAACTGCAACTTATATGCATCAGGGGGTTGTCAGGCAGGACAATATTGTAGAACTGCCGTCTATCCCCGTCCCAACAGATATGTTTGATAACGGACGATGCACCGGAGAAGTGCTCCTCACACTTGTATATAAAACAGAAACAAACATAAACTTTGCTGAAATGTATTGTATGTATAAACTGGAAGCATCGCTTGGGTATTACAAGAACGGAAAATGGTCTTCCCTTGTCACGGCTAAAAATACAGTCGGTCTGCCGGAAGATAAAGACTCCAGAGAACGTTTCTCATGGCAGCCTGTAAAAGTTATGAAAAGGGATATGTCGGGCTCAAATATACCTGAAACACTATCACTGAGAATAATACCCTCTAAAAGAGATTTCTATAAAGGAAACGGGGATATTTCATACAGTTTTGTCATTTCTTTTATACATCCCAACAAAAACCTTTATCAGTGTTTAAGAAAAAAGTTCAATGACTATGCAGACATTCTCGAACCCGCATCCGACATGTGGAAAACATGTGGACAAAATTGTTACTAA
- a CDS encoding helix-turn-helix domain-containing protein, producing the protein MAAPCKVWNEESITRQVESMPSSNLTIYQVAGILQVSHITVRRWIKSAKLIAWNTSIDGSGRWRVPKKSLEEFLQERNCMNID; encoded by the coding sequence ATGGCAGCACCTTGTAAAGTTTGGAACGAAGAAAGTATTACCAGACAAGTAGAATCTATGCCGAGCAGCAATCTTACAATATATCAGGTTGCCGGCATATTGCAGGTTAGCCACATCACAGTACGAAGATGGATTAAGAGCGCTAAGCTTATTGCATGGAACACCAGCATTGACGGCAGCGGCAGGTGGCGGGTACCTAAAAAAAGTCTGGAAGAATTTCTGCAGGAGAGAAACTGCATGAACATAGACTGA
- a CDS encoding tetratricopeptide repeat protein, producing the protein MFLLIVLFAVSGCVKDTAAYLDASKAAMNAPTHKEAVAQYESGVTKSVHSHYYYEGLGDIHYAYGYYGEAVNDYTRALRNDGRPEYNLKRGRAYMKLSFFRDAIIDFTSVIDLAGSKMPVAYVERAKAYAAKGDYKEAMDDLDKAVSKGGESAEFLIAMGELYFKMGEYGNAKAYVQRALMKDGESSELYLLRGKIFYKSKDANQSIADLKKAIELDRSNLEAKRMLAWIYATNPISGYRNGAEALNLAKSLFNMNQDVQCIEVLAAAYAELGDFDNAVRTLEEGIRLSDDLVQQEDFRFDIKNYKKGEPLRIW; encoded by the coding sequence ATGTTTTTACTCATTGTTTTGTTTGCTGTTTCAGGATGTGTAAAGGATACTGCGGCATACCTTGATGCTTCGAAAGCTGCTATGAATGCCCCAACTCATAAAGAAGCTGTTGCTCAGTATGAATCCGGCGTCACAAAGTCAGTCCATTCCCATTACTATTATGAAGGGCTTGGGGATATACACTATGCATACGGGTATTATGGTGAAGCAGTCAACGACTATACAAGAGCGCTGCGGAACGATGGGCGCCCGGAGTATAACCTCAAGCGTGGACGTGCTTATATGAAACTGAGCTTTTTCAGAGATGCGATAATAGATTTCACCTCTGTAATAGATTTAGCAGGCAGCAAAATGCCTGTTGCTTATGTTGAACGTGCAAAGGCGTACGCTGCGAAAGGTGACTATAAAGAGGCTATGGACGATCTTGATAAGGCTGTCAGCAAAGGGGGGGAGAGTGCAGAATTTCTCATAGCTATGGGGGAGCTGTATTTCAAGATGGGCGAGTATGGCAACGCAAAAGCATATGTGCAGAGAGCACTTATGAAAGATGGTGAGAGCTCTGAGCTTTACCTCCTGCGAGGAAAGATATTCTATAAATCAAAAGATGCGAACCAGAGTATCGCAGACCTGAAAAAAGCTATTGAGCTTGACCGTTCAAATCTGGAAGCAAAGAGGATGCTTGCATGGATATATGCTACAAACCCTATCTCCGGCTATCGTAACGGCGCAGAAGCGCTGAACCTTGCAAAATCTTTGTTTAATATGAATCAGGATGTTCAGTGCATCGAGGTTCTGGCTGCTGCTTATGCTGAACTGGGTGATTTTGATAATGCTGTAAGAACTCTGGAAGAAGGGATAAGACTTTCCGATGATCTGGTTCAGCAGGAAGATTTTCGTTTCGATATAAAAAACTATAAAAAAGGTGAACCTCTCAGGATTTGGTGA